A genomic window from Euryarchaeota archaeon includes:
- a CDS encoding methyltransferase domain-containing protein yields MQRPADVLHIAPEEALARVLRDVHKGRYTAADIQPWTREMVQLDITSMQLPDQSRDFIVCSHVLEHVTEDIKAMKEIRRVLRPSGIAVVAVPIFAKQTMDGAEHMDPKDRLAQFGSETHVRLYGPDITNRLARAGLSVTAVDERLETGNFNDTAVHIPQREAERLVFLCARND; encoded by the coding sequence CCCGCCGACGTTCTTCACATTGCGCCCGAGGAAGCATTGGCTCGCGTGCTCAGGGATGTGCACAAAGGGCGCTACACTGCGGCCGATATTCAGCCGTGGACGCGTGAAATGGTGCAACTTGATATCACCTCGATGCAACTACCCGACCAGTCCCGCGACTTTATCGTGTGTTCGCACGTACTAGAGCACGTCACGGAGGATATCAAGGCCATGAAAGAGATACGACGGGTCTTGAGGCCTTCTGGCATCGCAGTCGTGGCCGTTCCGATTTTTGCGAAGCAGACCATGGACGGTGCCGAACACATGGATCCCAAGGACCGGTTGGCCCAATTTGGCTCCGAGACGCACGTGCGACTTTACGGACCGGACATCACGAATCGCCTAGCCCGGGCGGGATTGAGCGTGACCGCCGTCGACGAACGTCTTGAGACCGGAAACTTCAACGACACTGCGGTGCACATCCCTCAACGGGAAGCAGAGCGGTTGGTTTTCCTCTGCGCCCGTAACGATTGA
- a CDS encoding glycosyltransferase family 4 protein, whose protein sequence is MKIVLIASPDHRLPPIGYGGVERCVWWLLSGLHARGHEVRVMAGKDAQAPVPVHVYRQGNANENPLVRWSLKKSFKRALRHLSLDADVVNSHHRPDYLDPKAFTATPTALSFHGPLAREDIGRLSKRARRHLWFTGLSRNHIRGVSGFGQWQAMPYAVDSRLYRPAHATDQSAHLAFLGRIWRPKGVHTAIRVAKATGNKLVVAGNVVDHPDSRSLPYWENEIRPQIDGRQIVYVGEVDDAKKNEILSGAKALLFPIEWEEPFGLVMLEALACGTPVIAFRRGAVPEVITDGVDGFICDDFEGMVEAVKRVESIDRRACRRTVETRFTVDHMVDRYEALYRSMLEAR, encoded by the coding sequence ATGAAGATTGTACTTATCGCCTCGCCAGATCATCGACTACCTCCTATCGGGTACGGGGGGGTCGAACGGTGCGTTTGGTGGCTATTAAGCGGACTCCATGCTCGTGGTCACGAGGTCCGCGTGATGGCCGGCAAGGACGCGCAGGCGCCCGTCCCCGTCCACGTCTATCGCCAGGGCAATGCCAACGAAAACCCCTTGGTCCGCTGGTCACTGAAGAAATCGTTCAAACGGGCGCTCCGGCACCTTTCCTTGGACGCAGATGTCGTAAATTCACATCATCGCCCCGACTACCTCGATCCGAAGGCGTTCACTGCCACGCCGACCGCCTTGTCCTTTCACGGACCGCTTGCGAGGGAAGATATTGGCCGCCTTTCCAAGCGGGCGCGTCGGCATCTGTGGTTCACCGGCTTGAGCCGGAACCACATCCGGGGTGTGAGCGGGTTCGGGCAATGGCAAGCCATGCCATATGCCGTGGATTCGCGGCTGTACCGACCAGCCCATGCAACAGACCAAAGCGCCCACCTTGCCTTCCTTGGGCGCATATGGCGACCAAAGGGCGTCCATACGGCGATCCGAGTCGCCAAAGCGACGGGTAACAAACTAGTGGTCGCAGGCAACGTCGTGGATCATCCCGATAGCCGGAGCTTGCCCTACTGGGAAAATGAGATCAGACCCCAGATTGACGGGAGACAAATCGTCTATGTCGGGGAAGTTGACGACGCCAAGAAGAACGAAATCTTATCGGGGGCCAAAGCACTTCTTTTTCCGATTGAATGGGAAGAACCCTTCGGGCTCGTCATGCTCGAAGCTCTCGCCTGCGGCACGCCCGTAATCGCCTTTCGCCGGGGCGCTGTGCCCGAGGTCATCACGGACGGCGTGGACGGTTTCATCTGCGATGATTTCGAGGGAATGGTGGAGGCCGTAAAGCGGGTCGAAAGCATCGACCGGCGGGCGTGCCGTCGGACCGTGGAGACGCGGTTCACGGTCGATCATATGGTAGACCGCTACGAGGCGCTGTATCGATCCATGCTGGAGGCAAGATGA